In a genomic window of Saprospiraceae bacterium:
- a CDS encoding CBS domain-containing protein, which yields MKNEPIANLMTRNVVTVEIHEPLERAQTLMQQHHIRHLPVTKKGKLVGILSLTDLMRLSFSDHFGALEAEADVAIFRMLGIRHVMKSNPEVIMPDFTVREAAEMLANREFHALPVVDGGAVVGIVTTTDLIRYFLEKMEDGA from the coding sequence ATGAAGAACGAACCTATCGCCAACCTGATGACCCGCAACGTGGTCACCGTCGAAATCCACGAACCGCTCGAAAGGGCACAGACCCTCATGCAACAACATCACATCCGCCATTTGCCCGTCACGAAGAAAGGCAAGTTGGTCGGCATCCTTAGCCTGACCGATTTGATGCGCCTGAGTTTTTCGGACCATTTCGGCGCTTTGGAGGCCGAGGCGGACGTGGCGATTTTCAGGATGCTCGGCATCCGCCACGTCATGAAATCGAACCCGGAGGTCATCATGCCCGACTTCACCGTGCGCGAGGCTGCCGAAATGCTCGCCAACCGCGAGTTTCACGCCCTGCCCGTCGTGGATGGCGGCGCAGTGGTCGGCATCGTGACGACCACCGACTTGATTCGATATTTTTTGGAAAAGATGGAGGATGGAGCGTGA
- a CDS encoding SDR family oxidoreductase, translating into MKGKSVIVTGAASGIGQATAELFAREGARVVVSDIHEAQGQSVAARIRAKGGEAMFVRADVSKPSDMEKLVGETIKAYGRLDVAVNNAGISGEQSPIADLSIEGWEQVIRVNLSGVFYGMKYQIAAMLKNGGGSIVNVSSILGAVGFAGASAYVSAKHGLLGLTQTAALEYSAQNIRVNVVGPAFIDTPLLSALDEEMKKVVVSLHPIGRLGRSEEVAELIVWLGSDKSSFVSGSYHPIDGGYLSR; encoded by the coding sequence ATGAAAGGCAAATCAGTCATCGTCACAGGCGCTGCCTCCGGCATCGGACAAGCAACCGCCGAACTGTTTGCCCGCGAAGGCGCGCGGGTGGTTGTTTCTGACATTCATGAGGCGCAAGGCCAATCGGTGGCTGCGCGTATTCGTGCCAAAGGGGGCGAGGCGATGTTCGTCCGGGCCGATGTTTCCAAACCTTCGGATATGGAAAAATTGGTGGGGGAAACCATCAAAGCCTATGGGCGGCTCGATGTGGCGGTGAATAACGCGGGCATTTCCGGGGAGCAAAGCCCCATAGCCGATTTGAGCATCGAGGGTTGGGAGCAGGTCATCCGCGTCAACCTGAGCGGTGTTTTTTACGGCATGAAATACCAGATTGCGGCGATGCTAAAAAACGGCGGCGGCAGCATTGTGAATGTTTCGTCCATCCTCGGCGCGGTGGGTTTTGCGGGCGCGTCGGCGTATGTGTCGGCCAAACACGGGCTGCTGGGGCTGACCCAAACGGCGGCTCTTGAGTATTCGGCGCAAAATATCCGCGTCAACGTGGTCGGGCCAGCGTTCATTGACACGCCCTTGTTGAGTGCGTTGGACGAGGAAATGAAAAAGGTGGTCGTGTCGCTCCATCCCATCGGGCGATTGGGCCGCAGCGAAGAGGTGGCGGAATTGATTGTGTGGCTGGGCAGCGACAAGTCTTCGTTCGTGTCGGGGAGTTATCACCCGATTGATGGGGGGTATTTGTCGCGGTGA
- a CDS encoding MFS transporter gives MQRPTIITRNIWMLSLVSLFTDMASEMLYPVMPVYLKSIGFSIVLIGVLEGVAEATAGLSKGYFGKLSDTTGRRLPFVQLGYALSAISKPMLAAFVYPLWVFFARTLDRLGKGIRTGARDALLSDEATPATKGRVFGLHRSMDTLGAVVGPLLALLFLHFYPGQYALLFLLAFVPGLLAVALTMLIREQPKARREGAAAKPGFWDFARYWKNSSTQYRRLTGGLLVFALFNSSDVFLLLKIKEAGWSDATVLGVYIFYNIVYALAAYPLGVVADRLGMKRVFVGGLLLFATVYAGMAFASAQPVFLALFFLYGIYAAATEGVAKAWLTNICERKDTATAIGAYTAFQSICALLASSMIGVIWYAVGPAAAFLVSAVAAALVAVYLSRLQHQPNG, from the coding sequence ATGCAACGTCCGACCATCATCACCCGCAACATCTGGATGCTTTCGCTTGTCAGTCTTTTCACTGACATGGCCAGCGAAATGCTTTATCCGGTCATGCCTGTCTATCTCAAAAGCATTGGGTTTTCCATTGTGCTTATCGGGGTGCTGGAAGGGGTGGCAGAGGCAACCGCTGGGTTGAGCAAAGGCTATTTTGGCAAGCTCAGCGACACGACTGGCCGACGGCTGCCGTTCGTGCAACTTGGCTATGCGCTCAGTGCCATCTCTAAGCCCATGCTGGCCGCGTTCGTGTACCCGCTGTGGGTGTTTTTCGCGCGCACCCTCGACCGCTTGGGCAAAGGGATTCGCACGGGTGCCCGCGATGCCCTGCTCTCGGATGAGGCCACGCCTGCCACAAAAGGTCGGGTTTTTGGCCTTCATCGCTCTATGGACACGCTTGGCGCGGTGGTGGGGCCGCTGCTGGCCTTGCTTTTTTTGCATTTCTATCCCGGGCAATACGCTTTGCTTTTCCTGCTGGCCTTTGTGCCGGGCTTGCTTGCGGTGGCGCTGACGATGCTCATTCGGGAGCAGCCAAAAGCGAGACGAGAAGGCGCAGCGGCCAAGCCGGGTTTCTGGGATTTTGCGCGTTATTGGAAAAACAGCTCGACGCAGTATCGCCGACTCACGGGCGGCTTGCTGGTATTTGCCCTGTTCAACAGCTCGGATGTGTTCCTGCTGCTGAAAATCAAGGAGGCTGGCTGGAGCGACGCGACCGTGCTCGGGGTGTATATTTTCTACAATATCGTGTATGCGCTCGCCGCCTATCCTTTGGGTGTCGTGGCTGACCGGTTGGGCATGAAGCGGGTGTTCGTGGGTGGGTTGTTGCTGTTTGCCACCGTGTATGCGGGCATGGCGTTCGCTTCTGCCCAGCCCGTTTTTCTCGCGCTTTTTTTCCTCTACGGCATATATGCGGCGGCTACGGAAGGGGTGGCGAAAGCATGGCTCACCAATATCTGCGAGCGCAAGGACACGGCTACTGCCATCGGCGCCTACACCGCGTTTCAGAGCATCTGCGCCCTATTGGCCAGTAGCATGATTGGTGTGATTTGGTATGCTGTGGGGCCTGCGGCGGCCTTTTTGGTCAGCGCCGTGGCGGCGGCATTGGTGGCGGTTTATTTGAGTCGTCTCCAACATCAGCCGAACGGCTGA